From Desulfatiglans anilini DSM 4660, one genomic window encodes:
- a CDS encoding glycosyltransferase, translating into MKSPEGNAASFGSIVQRAYIDQNRTTFRSDPFRFPYPGWDVSSSEWIRGADLIHVHDVAGFLSPVGLQRVFASGRPVVWTLYGQEPMTGGCHYAGRCEKYCDGCVGCPQLIDDPYGLPSVLLEDKTALYRASSFTAVAADVWILECAEKSKVFRGRQIRLIRKGIDASAFKVPTQREARGNGRAWKGILKVFIAGPCMRAEGRDARGAWDAFRSLLDATEIRKLVQDGTLQFIAPGIGNRSEGETGLPFIRVPYPESTDAWNALYESVDLYFAPVLTSGLPAGLLEAMCCAVPVMTLDRSDTRDLLESGEEGWLVEPGDFSQMANALSRLAADRVKIREAGNAARAAVEVKCGSERMVGQYLALYGSLMENRATRTGSAVMGPRDSGVLETLWHSPRCEAETASGQMGPFTARIYDDLLSWSLRKTCPGLLKAASTAESEKADLRKKLMLLEEKVSHLSSDRSIRIELVEELAQRFAAVDQQRSILSNQNRSLREEIRCKDSEIERLGLELNQIRWNLFHPSDHDQQACKIDRESERLPIEGHGIESYLRPTQMGFSKEQIWGLEETFRSKQAELDSLALQLSRLEADRIARGDQIALLRDRLTSVAEESEARLEQITVLNARVKELERELNGKCETEGSLLDEVGRLEADRIARGDQIALLRDRLTSVAEESEARLEQITVLNARVKELERELNGRCATEGSILEEMGHPADGDHLEGGTDSVPGRKKAFCR; encoded by the coding sequence GTGAAATCACCGGAAGGGAATGCTGCCAGCTTCGGTTCGATTGTCCAGAGGGCCTACATAGACCAGAATCGGACCACTTTCCGTTCAGACCCTTTCAGGTTCCCCTATCCCGGATGGGATGTCTCCTCCTCCGAGTGGATCCGAGGCGCAGACCTGATCCACGTTCATGATGTCGCGGGGTTCCTGTCTCCCGTGGGGCTTCAGCGGGTGTTTGCTTCGGGCAGGCCGGTCGTATGGACCCTGTATGGGCAGGAGCCGATGACCGGGGGCTGCCATTACGCGGGCCGCTGCGAGAAATATTGTGATGGCTGCGTCGGCTGTCCGCAGCTGATTGACGATCCCTATGGCCTGCCGTCGGTTTTGCTCGAGGACAAAACAGCATTGTATCGAGCGAGCTCTTTCACTGCCGTCGCAGCGGATGTCTGGATCCTTGAGTGTGCAGAAAAAAGCAAGGTCTTTCGCGGCAGGCAGATCCGGTTGATACGAAAAGGGATCGATGCGTCTGCATTCAAGGTGCCGACGCAAAGAGAAGCGAGAGGAAATGGCAGGGCCTGGAAAGGTATTCTGAAGGTGTTCATAGCTGGTCCGTGCATGCGGGCCGAGGGCCGCGATGCGAGGGGGGCCTGGGATGCGTTCCGCTCGCTTCTGGATGCTACGGAGATTCGAAAGCTGGTGCAGGACGGGACCCTCCAATTCATTGCGCCGGGGATTGGGAACCGATCCGAAGGCGAAACGGGGCTGCCGTTCATCCGTGTGCCATATCCCGAATCGACGGATGCCTGGAACGCGTTGTATGAGTCCGTCGACCTCTATTTCGCGCCGGTCCTGACTTCGGGTTTGCCTGCCGGCCTTTTGGAGGCCATGTGTTGCGCCGTACCTGTCATGACCCTGGATCGATCGGATACGCGGGATCTCTTGGAGTCCGGCGAGGAAGGCTGGCTGGTCGAACCGGGGGATTTTTCGCAAATGGCCAATGCGCTTTCAAGGTTGGCGGCGGACCGCGTCAAGATCCGGGAGGCCGGGAATGCGGCCCGCGCGGCGGTGGAGGTGAAATGCGGCTCTGAGCGGATGGTCGGGCAGTATTTGGCGCTTTACGGCAGTTTGATGGAGAATCGCGCAACGAGGACAGGCTCGGCGGTTATGGGGCCAAGAGACTCCGGAGTTTTGGAGACCTTGTGGCACAGCCCCCGCTGCGAGGCTGAGACAGCGTCCGGGCAGATGGGCCCGTTTACGGCTCGAATCTATGACGACCTGCTTTCTTGGTCCCTCAGAAAGACATGCCCCGGACTTCTGAAGGCAGCGTCGACTGCGGAATCTGAGAAAGCGGATCTGCGTAAAAAATTAATGCTTCTCGAAGAAAAGGTGTCGCATCTTTCATCCGATCGGTCCATAAGGATCGAACTTGTCGAGGAGTTGGCGCAACGGTTTGCCGCAGTCGATCAGCAGCGCTCGATCCTTTCGAATCAGAACAGATCTCTGAGGGAGGAAATCAGATGCAAAGATTCAGAGATCGAGAGGCTGGGTTTGGAGCTTAACCAGATTCGGTGGAATCTGTTCCACCCTTCGGATCACGATCAGCAGGCGTGTAAGATTGATCGGGAGTCGGAGCGGCTGCCTATCGAGGGACACGGCATCGAGTCCTATCTCAGACCGACCCAGATGGGCTTCTCGAAAGAGCAGATATGGGGTTTGGAGGAAACCTTCCGTAGCAAGCAGGCCGAGCTCGATTCTCTGGCGCTGCAATTGTCCCGTCTGGAGGCGGACCGGATAGCACGGGGGGATCAGATCGCGCTTCTTCGGGATCGCCTGACGTCGGTGGCAGAGGAGAGCGAGGCCCGGTTGGAGCAGATCACCGTGTTGAATGCCCGTGTGAAGGAACTCGAACGGGAGTTGAACGGGAAGTGCGAAACGGAGGGCAGTCTTCTCGATGAGGTCGGGCGTCTGGAGGCGGACCGGATAGCACGGGGGGATCAGATCGCTCTTCTTCGGGATCGCCTGACGTCGGTGGCAGAGGAGAGCGAGGCCCGGTTGGAGCAGATCACCGTGTTGAATGCCCGTGTGAAGGAACTCGAACGGGAGTTGAACGGGAGGTGTGCAACGGAGGGCAGTATTCTTGAAGAAATGGGGCATCCTGCCGACGGAGATCATTTAGAGGGAGGCACTGATTCGGTGCCCGGCCGTAAAAAGGCCTTTTGTCGATAA
- a CDS encoding glycosyltransferase, giving the protein MTNARERIRGKLESGAALKVLFLNDIGFRYGAGLAELRQIKSFLMMGHEVKALCWDAGEKEPLEMILAGASEAWQGLHSRKHLHLECGRSAGAIVEALTVEIAAEAPDVVIVGNLHAAGWPLEIFLGLRDLDVLTVAYAHDCYLFTGRCAYPGECRLYLTGCDESCLTCDSYPPLHAGDIAEAWRLRRTIFSGTSGIPLATNSLWTLGFARSALGDSINAEVVYLGLDTDVFKPMPRDLCRRLLGIPLDAFVILGGAVNVQDHRKGGRFFDEVLAILQNEACFLLFGDNSTRFERAHTVGFVDEHCKMPLLYGAADLFMATSTEEAFGQTIMEAAACGVPVAAFAVGGVPEIARHGLNARLVEEVGVASLVDALRFFMSCPDTCREYGEAGRKLAKDRFSLLGQGLRWNEYILNQVSLPDRVEKAESERGIRSPPALSEHGKDLTPEISVDRVPRFCIVTPCLNAEAFIDEAIAGILTQAGPFRIRYHIQDGGSSDGTLEKIEQWEKRLSGGSLPLFCKGIEFSFATGADKGMYDAVNRGFEHIGLEETDYMTWLNADDRLLQGAFAAAGHLLGTFKSVDWVGGRAALIDQEGAMTGVFELTPYPRRSLRAGIFDGRRLGFVMQEGTFWRAALWQRVGGLRPDLRLAGDFDLWRRFAEYAEYVVADFHFASHRRRRGQLSEFLDDYYEEVERIVDREVRDAEWERHQRVVRSLDAMEVFGYAGKVIRFNFATRKWGLRNEAYDCRETDQSIIVTPNCTKLATGMTFLSGFRAKEVAYPHLSLPAGIRWIINPEACLSIDCPKAEEYLLGFRCRSFHQNVHGVLVHEDCEVTPFVVPYTGHERDCLVLLRASLHEGVNRLTLKLTLEDAAIETPDLWLLMIACEAVPLAEICSMP; this is encoded by the coding sequence ATGACGAATGCCCGGGAGCGTATTCGGGGGAAGCTCGAGAGCGGAGCGGCCCTGAAGGTTCTTTTCCTGAATGACATCGGTTTCCGCTATGGGGCCGGGTTGGCGGAGTTGCGCCAAATCAAGTCGTTTCTGATGATGGGGCACGAGGTCAAGGCGCTGTGCTGGGATGCCGGCGAAAAAGAGCCTTTGGAGATGATCCTGGCGGGTGCCTCCGAGGCCTGGCAAGGGCTGCATTCCAGAAAGCACCTGCATCTGGAGTGCGGCCGGAGCGCAGGGGCGATCGTCGAGGCACTGACCGTTGAGATCGCAGCCGAGGCGCCTGACGTGGTGATCGTCGGTAATCTGCATGCCGCTGGATGGCCTCTGGAGATCTTCCTGGGGTTGAGGGATCTCGACGTCTTGACGGTCGCCTACGCCCATGACTGCTATCTTTTCACCGGCCGGTGCGCCTATCCCGGCGAGTGCCGTCTGTATCTGACCGGCTGCGATGAAAGCTGTTTGACCTGTGATAGTTACCCGCCCCTGCATGCCGGAGATATTGCCGAGGCGTGGAGGCTCCGCCGGACGATCTTCAGCGGGACTTCAGGGATCCCGCTTGCGACCAACAGCCTGTGGACCCTGGGCTTCGCCCGGTCTGCCCTGGGGGATTCCATCAACGCAGAGGTGGTTTATCTCGGCCTCGACACGGATGTCTTCAAACCCATGCCCCGCGATCTGTGCCGGCGATTGCTCGGCATCCCCTTGGACGCCTTCGTCATTCTGGGCGGCGCCGTAAACGTGCAGGATCACCGCAAAGGGGGCCGCTTTTTCGATGAAGTGTTGGCGATCCTTCAAAATGAGGCCTGTTTCCTGCTCTTCGGCGACAACTCCACGCGGTTCGAGCGTGCCCACACGGTGGGGTTTGTGGACGAGCATTGCAAAATGCCGCTTCTCTACGGTGCTGCGGATCTTTTCATGGCGACCTCCACGGAAGAGGCATTTGGTCAGACGATCATGGAGGCCGCGGCCTGCGGAGTGCCTGTCGCGGCATTTGCCGTCGGCGGCGTCCCCGAAATCGCGCGGCACGGGCTGAACGCGCGCTTGGTGGAAGAGGTCGGCGTTGCATCTCTGGTGGATGCGTTGCGTTTTTTTATGTCGTGTCCCGACACATGCCGTGAGTATGGCGAGGCAGGCCGCAAGCTGGCAAAGGATCGCTTCAGCCTGCTGGGACAGGGGCTGCGTTGGAACGAGTATATCCTGAACCAGGTCTCTCTTCCTGATCGGGTCGAAAAGGCCGAGTCCGAGCGTGGAATCAGAAGTCCTCCGGCCCTCTCTGAACACGGCAAGGATCTGACACCCGAGATTTCCGTGGACAGAGTTCCCCGGTTCTGCATCGTAACGCCCTGTCTGAACGCGGAGGCGTTTATCGATGAAGCCATCGCCGGCATTCTGACGCAGGCTGGTCCTTTTCGGATACGATACCATATCCAGGACGGAGGCTCGAGCGACGGAACCCTGGAGAAAATCGAGCAATGGGAGAAACGCCTCAGTGGTGGATCCCTGCCGCTTTTTTGCAAGGGCATTGAATTCAGTTTTGCAACCGGCGCAGACAAAGGCATGTACGATGCCGTGAATCGCGGCTTTGAGCATATCGGTCTCGAGGAAACGGATTACATGACCTGGCTCAATGCGGATGACCGGCTGCTGCAGGGAGCGTTTGCAGCGGCGGGACACCTGTTGGGAACGTTCAAGAGTGTGGATTGGGTAGGGGGCCGTGCGGCGCTCATCGATCAGGAAGGCGCAATGACTGGCGTTTTCGAGCTTACCCCTTATCCGAGAAGGTCCTTGAGAGCAGGTATCTTTGACGGCCGGCGTCTGGGGTTCGTCATGCAGGAAGGGACTTTCTGGCGGGCGGCCCTATGGCAGAGGGTCGGCGGTTTGAGGCCTGATCTGCGGCTTGCTGGAGATTTCGATTTATGGAGGCGGTTTGCCGAATATGCCGAATACGTGGTGGCTGATTTCCACTTTGCCTCGCACCGAAGGCGGCGAGGGCAGCTCTCCGAATTCTTGGACGACTACTATGAGGAGGTTGAAAGGATCGTCGACAGGGAGGTGCGCGATGCGGAATGGGAACGCCACCAGCGGGTGGTACGTTCGCTGGATGCGATGGAGGTCTTTGGCTATGCAGGCAAAGTCATCCGGTTCAACTTTGCGACCCGAAAATGGGGTTTGCGAAACGAGGCATATGATTGTAGAGAAACAGACCAATCTATAATCGTTACGCCGAACTGTACCAAGCTCGCGACCGGGATGACGTTCCTGTCCGGATTCAGGGCCAAAGAGGTGGCTTATCCGCACTTGAGCCTACCTGCTGGAATCCGCTGGATCATCAACCCGGAGGCATGCCTGAGCATCGATTGTCCGAAGGCCGAAGAATATCTGCTTGGTTTCCGCTGCCGCAGCTTTCATCAGAATGTGCACGGGGTTCTTGTTCATGAGGATTGTGAAGTTACACCCTTCGTGGTTCCGTATACCGGGCATGAACGTGATTGCCTGGTGCTCTTGAGGGCATCGCTCCATGAGGGGGTGAATCGCTTGACGTTGAAGCTGACTTTGGAAGATGCAGCCATCGAGACCCCTGATCTCTGGCTGCTGATGATCGCGTGCGAAGCGGTCCCTCTTGCGGAAATATGCTCCATGCCGTGA
- a CDS encoding glycosyltransferase: MRTVLINTYDRLGGAAIAARRLHKGLAAAGAESLMIVRQSDFHDDASVIPLFEGMESPADLREPFWVEGTLESYLDKRRTGISNTYFSLPYPGWDISGLPELRGAEVINLHWVARFLSPVSLQRLFSLGKPVVWTLHDQHPFSGGCHYSAGCEGYRLECSGCPQIEPGPFDLPAMVLKDKAELWRGAQPVIVTPSLWMAGCASASALFKGLRIEVIPNGIDTEEFKPGNREEVRKRLGIEPDAFVVLFSADNLMEKRKNIASLCTCLNACLEDLTFADRARKGKTRVLAFGSGSEEVQGRIGLPVSGLGRLSDLEWIRDAYGAADVFVLSSLEDNLPNTVMEAMACGTPVAAFEVGGVPEMIEDGKTGRLAAAGDLEALTRAILDLAGDSAKRLAMGERCRRVALERFALGHQAAAYLALFEELSVKNGRGRQDAQGRKSFATGPGEPVFLRETGPRFASVYAGILMELLKETLLSGEKNAPGMAAEADRFVEAGKFPPARIGELKRLRSDIEKDSDETANLIGALEGAIEDLRKSLDAVLAQRDGHLDALVHYEQTAVELRDELDVIYSRTGCLQDENESLRMKISSFETEADENKRRWADHIRSNHSMIKEMDDIVRKSPDLKSGTSLPVRRFLASHKPFAELHEFLMDENFRMDLCEGEDTFNHYFRLLDELYLASLRLLKTFDFAEPAESGVAAASIDAPVIEALSFARTLGGDFDDRAMAFLFELAVRLKRVLVVNATRRNLQAACIMAGAGAEVMVLGVPSWVKEREKAFRFEVQEEPLAEWLGLEAADALARYDGLVWDNEAARRDVRLIKGRLGRDSLIVQTGGAPAGEDPVLAEPMKARTFHGVRILEGPPAAWLDPAANDKLVYSSEEWPRRTPVFELPQKMPSGNPWPKISVVTVTLNQGIFLEETIRSVLMQGYPNLEYILIDGGSTDGTSSILERYRHRFAFCVSEKDKGQSDALNKGFRQATGEILAWLNSDDRYLPWTLVRVAMAFDQYGPDMVAGGCELVHGFEKKPFHRHHNAMPVGEVVPLPLDRLLDIDGSWQKGGFFFQPEVFWTQEIWRRSGGEIDGSLYYSMDYDLWVRMALAGAGIVHVPDVLALFRVHGEQKTHGDLPFLAELQQVSRKHRGERG, translated from the coding sequence TTGCGAACCGTCCTGATCAACACCTATGACAGGCTGGGCGGCGCTGCTATAGCCGCTCGCAGGCTGCACAAGGGGCTGGCCGCCGCAGGGGCCGAGAGTCTCATGATCGTGCGCCAAAGCGATTTTCATGACGATGCATCGGTCATTCCGCTTTTCGAAGGGATGGAATCTCCTGCCGACCTTCGAGAGCCCTTTTGGGTGGAAGGCACCCTGGAAAGCTACCTTGACAAGAGGCGCACTGGCATCAGCAATACCTATTTCTCGCTCCCCTATCCAGGGTGGGACATTTCGGGGCTGCCCGAGTTGAGAGGTGCGGAGGTGATCAACCTGCACTGGGTTGCCCGATTTTTGTCGCCTGTCAGTCTGCAAAGGCTCTTTTCGCTGGGAAAACCCGTGGTCTGGACTTTGCACGATCAGCATCCGTTCAGCGGCGGATGCCACTACTCCGCCGGCTGTGAGGGGTATCGCCTGGAGTGCTCGGGGTGCCCCCAGATCGAGCCGGGTCCTTTCGACCTGCCGGCTATGGTATTGAAGGACAAGGCGGAGCTGTGGAGGGGAGCCCAACCGGTGATTGTCACACCCAGCCTCTGGATGGCCGGGTGCGCGTCCGCGAGCGCCCTGTTCAAGGGGCTCCGCATCGAGGTCATTCCAAACGGGATCGACACGGAAGAGTTCAAACCCGGCAACCGTGAGGAGGTGAGAAAACGGCTCGGCATCGAACCGGATGCCTTCGTCGTTCTTTTTTCCGCAGACAACTTAATGGAAAAGCGGAAGAATATCGCTTCGCTCTGCACCTGCCTCAATGCGTGCCTGGAGGATCTTACGTTTGCGGATCGCGCGCGAAAGGGAAAGACCCGGGTGTTGGCATTCGGGAGCGGCTCCGAGGAAGTTCAAGGGCGGATCGGTTTGCCGGTGAGCGGACTGGGCCGCCTCTCCGACTTGGAATGGATTCGGGATGCCTATGGCGCGGCGGACGTGTTCGTCTTGTCGAGTCTCGAAGACAACCTCCCGAATACGGTTATGGAGGCCATGGCCTGCGGCACCCCGGTGGCGGCGTTCGAGGTGGGCGGCGTCCCCGAAATGATCGAGGATGGTAAGACCGGGAGGCTGGCGGCTGCGGGGGATCTGGAGGCCTTGACGCGGGCGATCCTGGATCTTGCCGGGGACTCGGCAAAGCGGTTGGCCATGGGAGAACGTTGCCGCCGGGTTGCGCTCGAGCGATTCGCTCTGGGGCATCAGGCGGCCGCCTACCTCGCTCTCTTCGAGGAACTCTCCGTCAAAAATGGCCGCGGCAGGCAGGACGCGCAGGGGAGGAAGTCCTTCGCCACGGGGCCGGGAGAGCCGGTCTTTCTGCGTGAGACAGGCCCCCGATTCGCTTCGGTTTATGCCGGCATTCTGATGGAATTGTTGAAGGAAACCCTGCTTTCCGGAGAAAAGAACGCTCCTGGCATGGCGGCTGAAGCTGACCGGTTTGTCGAGGCCGGCAAATTCCCTCCGGCAAGGATTGGAGAACTGAAGCGGCTGAGGAGTGATATCGAAAAGGACAGCGACGAGACAGCAAATCTAATCGGAGCGCTCGAAGGGGCAATCGAGGATCTGAGGAAATCCCTTGATGCTGTTCTGGCGCAGCGCGACGGGCATCTCGACGCGCTTGTCCACTATGAGCAAACCGCTGTCGAATTGCGTGATGAACTGGATGTAATCTATTCTAGAACGGGATGCCTGCAGGATGAAAATGAATCCCTTAGAATGAAAATTTCTTCGTTTGAGACTGAAGCCGATGAGAACAAGCGTCGATGGGCTGATCACATAAGGTCGAATCATTCGATGATCAAAGAGATGGATGATATAGTTAGAAAATCCCCAGATTTAAAATCCGGGACGAGCCTCCCGGTAAGAAGGTTTCTTGCATCGCACAAACCCTTTGCCGAACTGCATGAATTTCTGATGGATGAGAATTTCCGGATGGATCTATGCGAGGGGGAGGACACGTTCAACCACTATTTTCGCTTGCTCGATGAACTCTATCTCGCCAGTCTGCGCTTGCTGAAGACATTCGACTTTGCCGAACCTGCCGAGAGCGGCGTTGCGGCGGCTTCTATAGACGCACCTGTCATCGAGGCGCTCAGCTTCGCGAGGACGCTCGGGGGGGATTTCGACGACCGTGCCATGGCGTTTCTTTTCGAATTGGCCGTTCGTCTGAAAAGGGTATTGGTCGTCAATGCCACCCGGCGGAATCTCCAGGCGGCCTGCATCATGGCCGGGGCCGGGGCGGAGGTGATGGTCCTGGGGGTTCCGAGTTGGGTGAAGGAAAGGGAAAAGGCTTTTCGATTCGAGGTCCAGGAGGAGCCTCTGGCAGAGTGGCTCGGTCTGGAGGCGGCTGACGCCTTGGCACGCTATGACGGCCTTGTGTGGGACAATGAGGCGGCCCGTCGAGACGTGCGCCTTATAAAAGGACGATTGGGGCGGGACAGTCTCATCGTTCAGACGGGCGGCGCGCCGGCGGGCGAAGATCCCGTTTTGGCAGAACCCATGAAAGCGCGTACGTTCCATGGTGTGAGGATTCTCGAAGGCCCCCCCGCTGCCTGGCTGGATCCGGCCGCCAATGATAAATTGGTCTATTCGTCGGAGGAGTGGCCGCGGCGGACCCCGGTGTTCGAACTGCCTCAAAAGATGCCTTCGGGGAATCCTTGGCCAAAGATTTCCGTTGTGACGGTGACGCTCAATCAGGGGATCTTTCTGGAGGAGACCATCCGCTCTGTCTTGATGCAGGGGTATCCGAATCTGGAATATATCCTGATAGATGGAGGTTCGACGGACGGCACCTCCTCCATTTTGGAGCGCTATCGGCACAGGTTCGCCTTTTGCGTCAGTGAAAAAGACAAAGGGCAGTCCGACGCCTTGAACAAGGGGTTCAGACAGGCGACAGGCGAGATTCTTGCCTGGCTGAACAGCGATGATCGCTATCTGCCCTGGACCCTGGTTCGTGTGGCGATGGCCTTCGACCAGTACGGGCCGGATATGGTGGCCGGCGGATGCGAACTGGTGCACGGCTTCGAAAAGAAGCCTTTCCATAGGCATCATAATGCGATGCCTGTAGGGGAGGTGGTTCCTTTGCCGTTGGATCGGCTCCTGGACATTGACGGCTCCTGGCAAAAGGGGGGTTTTTTCTTTCAGCCCGAAGTCTTCTGGACTCAAGAGATCTGGCGCAGGAGCGGCGGAGAGATCGACGGGTCCCTGTATTACAGCATGGATTATGACCTCTGGGTGAGGATGGCCCTTGCAGGGGCCGGAATCGTACATGTCCCCGATGTTCTGGCGCTTTTCAGGGTGCACGGGGAGCAGAAGACCCATGGGGATCTACCCTTTTTGGCGGAGCTGCAGCAAGTGAGCCGGAAGCATCGCGGGGAACGGGGTTGA
- a CDS encoding dTDP-glucose 4,6-dehydratase, with the protein MRLRILVTGGAGFIGTNFVYYLMKRYPQYRILVLDALTYAGNLENFSSEIKENPNFRFIRGDVCDAALVLDLVREVDCVVHFAAETHVARSIFDDRKFFKTDVLGTQSVANAVLRNKDHIRRFIHVSTSEVYGTALYQPMDEDHPLNPMTPYAAAKAGADRLVYSYWRTYDLPIVIVRPFNQYGPYQHLEKVIPRFISSALLGEPLTIHGDGTAKRDWLFVQETCERLDLVLHADDADVIGEVFNLGSGFDLDILGIARMILKLLGLSENLITFTPDRPGQVQHHISSTAKAEAVLKVRPCARFQEGLEKTIEWYAANRRWWERMLSMRRVEIVDKDGTVQFY; encoded by the coding sequence TTGAGACTCAGGATACTTGTGACCGGCGGGGCTGGTTTCATCGGCACCAATTTTGTTTACTACCTGATGAAACGGTACCCTCAATACCGCATCCTCGTTCTCGACGCCCTGACCTACGCTGGCAACCTGGAGAATTTCTCGAGCGAAATCAAGGAAAATCCGAACTTCAGATTCATCCGGGGCGATGTCTGCGACGCGGCGCTCGTCCTCGATCTGGTCAGGGAGGTCGACTGCGTCGTGCATTTCGCGGCCGAAACGCACGTCGCACGCTCCATCTTCGACGACCGAAAGTTCTTCAAGACCGACGTCCTGGGCACCCAGTCGGTCGCCAACGCGGTCCTGCGCAACAAGGATCATATCCGGCGCTTCATCCATGTGTCCACATCGGAGGTTTACGGCACCGCCCTGTATCAGCCCATGGATGAAGACCATCCCCTGAACCCGATGACGCCTTACGCCGCCGCGAAGGCCGGCGCCGATCGCTTGGTTTACAGCTACTGGCGGACCTACGATCTCCCGATCGTCATCGTCAGGCCTTTCAATCAGTACGGCCCCTATCAGCATCTCGAAAAGGTCATTCCCCGGTTCATCAGCAGCGCGCTGCTGGGCGAACCCCTCACCATCCACGGAGACGGGACGGCCAAGAGGGACTGGCTTTTCGTCCAAGAGACCTGCGAACGGCTGGATCTCGTGCTCCATGCCGATGACGCGGATGTCATAGGGGAGGTCTTCAACCTCGGTTCCGGGTTCGACCTGGACATCCTGGGCATCGCCCGGATGATCCTGAAGCTCCTCGGGCTTTCGGAAAACCTGATCACCTTCACGCCCGACCGACCCGGGCAGGTCCAGCACCACATCTCCAGCACCGCCAAGGCCGAAGCCGTCTTGAAGGTTCGCCCCTGCGCCCGTTTCCAGGAGGGACTCGAGAAGACCATCGAGTGGTACGCCGCCAACCGCAGGTGGTGGGAAAGAATGCTGAGCATGCGGCGCGTCGAAATCGTCGACAAGGACGGGACCGTTCAATTTTATTGA
- a CDS encoding B12-binding domain-containing radical SAM protein has translation MKILFVIPISDERFNSTPDIGQGYLAALARQSGHSVAYLDCLVEPCSYLDFRRRLEAFRPDIVGIKVFSCDVPSAAEMLRIVQETLPGAVTVIGGPHPSCESPENLFEQFPGLDYAFAGEAEPGFQAFLSQLEQTGRAGPGIPGLLYRADDRITANHRAFADDLDALPMPAWEILRPDRYRCGYSFMTTKLPAAPMAVTRGCPFHCTFCGSHLITGRRVRRRNVDHVIDEIRYLQKRFHVRTIDIVDENFALDASFVGRFCESLLSHGIRIDWDCPYGIRIERLSPDLVRLMERSGCFGFSIGIESGSQRILDSVKKQLSLETVREKVHMIKAVSGITLQGYFMLGFPSETRADIEATIRLACSLPLDFVVFSPLRVTEGTEIYQEITERFKAPPDLYYQGFGRRHCLKGYADPSEREMAGLYRKAYLKFYGRTRVALNVLRRVRTPAQLKTIFNGILRSIAVKR, from the coding sequence ATGAAGATCCTATTCGTCATACCCATTTCAGACGAGCGATTCAACAGCACGCCCGACATCGGCCAGGGGTACCTCGCCGCCCTGGCCCGGCAATCGGGGCACAGCGTCGCCTATCTGGATTGTCTGGTGGAGCCATGCTCCTATCTGGATTTCAGGCGCCGCCTCGAGGCATTCCGCCCCGACATCGTCGGCATCAAGGTCTTCAGCTGCGATGTCCCGAGTGCCGCAGAGATGCTGCGCATCGTCCAGGAGACCCTGCCCGGGGCGGTGACCGTGATCGGCGGTCCACACCCCTCCTGCGAGTCCCCGGAAAACCTTTTCGAGCAGTTCCCCGGCCTCGATTATGCCTTCGCCGGAGAGGCGGAGCCCGGGTTCCAGGCCTTTCTGAGCCAGCTGGAGCAAACAGGGCGGGCCGGACCCGGCATTCCGGGGCTCCTCTATCGCGCAGATGATCGGATCACGGCCAACCACAGGGCCTTTGCGGACGATCTCGATGCGCTGCCCATGCCCGCCTGGGAGATCCTGAGGCCGGACCGTTACCGTTGCGGCTACTCCTTCATGACCACGAAGCTCCCGGCGGCCCCCATGGCCGTCACGCGCGGATGCCCTTTCCACTGCACCTTCTGCGGCTCCCACCTCATCACCGGAAGGCGCGTGCGCCGAAGGAACGTCGATCACGTCATCGATGAAATCCGCTATCTTCAGAAGCGCTTCCATGTCCGCACCATCGACATCGTCGACGAGAATTTCGCGCTCGATGCCTCTTTTGTCGGCCGGTTCTGCGAATCATTGCTCAGCCACGGCATCCGTATCGACTGGGACTGCCCCTATGGCATCCGCATAGAAAGGCTCAGCCCGGACCTTGTCCGCCTCATGGAGCGCTCCGGCTGCTTCGGCTTTTCCATCGGCATCGAAAGCGGCTCCCAGCGGATCCTCGACTCCGTCAAAAAACAGCTGAGCCTCGAAACGGTTCGTGAAAAGGTCCACATGATCAAAGCCGTGAGCGGCATCACGCTCCAGGGATATTTCATGCTGGGCTTTCCCAGCGAGACCCGGGCCGACATCGAGGCGACCATCCGCCTGGCCTGCAGCCTTCCGCTCGATTTCGTCGTCTTCTCGCCTCTGCGGGTGACCGAAGGGACGGAGATCTACCAGGAGATCACGGAACGATTCAAGGCGCCGCCGGATCTCTACTACCAGGGATTCGGGCGCCGTCATTGCCTGAAAGGCTATGCCGACCCGTCCGAAAGGGAGATGGCCGGACTTTATCGAAAGGCCTATCTGAAGTTTTACGGCCGC